CATACGGCGATCTCCGATGAGCGGATCGACGAGTTGCTGGCACTCCATCACACCGAGACCGACAACGTTCGCCTGGTGCTTCTACCGGTCGTCGTGACCAACAAAAAGGGTCGGGTCGTCGAAGGGCTCGGCCTCCAGGACTTCGCGCTTTCCGAGGACCGTGTCCCACAGCAGATCGAGCACCTGTTCACGGAGGAGGATGTCCCGATCTCCCTGGCGTTTCTCTTGGACCTGTCGGGCAGCATGGCCCAGGAGGAGAAGCTCGAAGAGGCCAAACACGCGATCCAGGTATTCGTCCATTCGCTGCAGTCCGACGATCGATTCGGGTTGATCGGGTTTGCCGATCGCCAGGTCACGTGGATTACCGAGTTTACGGGCGACATCGATAACTTCGATCGCCGACTCGGGGTTCAGGAGGGGTACGGACAGACCGCTCTCTTCGACGCGATCGCCGCCACTCCCGGCCTCGTCGATGGCTCCGTCGAGGGGCGGAAGGCGATCGTCCTGATCACCGACGGAAACGATAATTCCAGCAAACTCGACAAGTTCAGCGCGGTGGCGCTGGCTCGACGGGTCCCGGTGCCGATCTACACGATCGGCTTCTCCTCGATCTCCTCCGGAGTCCTGCCTCGTGGTTACGTCCCGAAGAGCCTGCAGGCTATCTCCCGATTCTCCGAGGAAACCGGGGGAAATCTCTTCGTCGTTCATGATCCAAGTGACCTGAAAGAGGCAGTTCTGAGAATCCAGTCGGAGCTGCGGACCCAGTATGTCGTGAGCTATCGCCCCACCCGGCAGCTCTGGGACGGCTCCTTCCGCAAGATCAAACTATCGGCCGGAAAACAGCGAATCGTCCACACCCGCACCGGCTACTACGCCCAGCCCTAGGCCCTCACCCGCAGGGGTTTGCAACAAACGGCGGTGGCCGTTAGAGTTGCCCCAGACGCCGGTGCCCGGTGCTGCGTCCTAAAGGTCAAGTTCCCTACACGGATGAGGAGTCCCATGATGCGTCGACATACCGTCCTGATCGCCGTCCTTGCCGCTGCAGTGCTGGCGGGGCAGGGCTGCGTGACGAAAAAACTATTCAGAAAGAACGTCGAAGAGAACGACACCCGCGTCGGCACTGTCGAGAGCAGCGTCGAGGCCAACCAACGACGGATTGGCGACCTGAAGACGGAGACTGATCAGAAGATCAGCGACCTCGAGGGCGAGACCGCGAAGGCTCGTCAGGCCGGTGAGCAGGCGATGGGTCGTGCCGATACGGCGTACGAAGTTGCCGAGCGTGCGGAACGCGGTCGCTTGCTCTGGAGCGTGACGTTGACGGATGACAGTGTCCGTTTCACGTTTGGCGAAGCTTCGATCCCCAGCGAGGCCGCCGCGGTGCTCGATGACCTCGCGTCGAACATCAAGGATTACGGCAAGGCCGTCTACATCGAGATCGAGGGTCATACCGACGCGACAGGTGACGAGGCGTGGAACGTGAGCCTCGGCGAGAAGCGGGCCATGGCCGTTCGCAACTACCTCGCCAGCCACGGTAATATTCCGCTTCATGCGATGAACACGATCTCGATGGGCGAGTCCCAGCCGGTCGCGGATAACTCGACGTCCGCAGGTCGAGCACAGAATCGTCGCGTCGTGGTTCGAGTTCTCGAATAGAGACCCGAGTCCACAGCTAGAGAGTTCATTCGAGAGCCGGGTCCTGAAGGGCCCGGCTCTTTCCGTGTCATGGGGTTTGACCCGCCGCTCCAATCGCCTTATAAGTCCTTCATGTCCCGAGATTTCCGTCGCTGGTTGGCCGATCGTATCGTCGTCTTCGATGGCGCGATGGGGACCGTGCTCTACAGCCAGGGTGTTTTCATCAATCGGTGCTTCGACGAGTTGTGTGTCTCGTCGCCGTCGTCGGTTCTCGATGTCCATCGAAGCTACGTCAACGCCGGCGTCGATGTCATCGAGACCAATACCTTCGGCGCGACCCGCCCGAAACTGGATCAGCACGGATTCGGGGACCGTGTCGCCGAGATCAACGAGGCCGGTGCCAGGCTGGCACGGGAGGCCGCCGGCGAGAAGATCCTCGTGGCCGGAGCGATGGGTCCGCTGGGTGTTCGGATCGAGCCCTGGGGGCCTACATCGACCGACGAGGCGAGTGAGTTCTTCCGGGAACAGGTCGCCGCACTGCTGGCCGGAGGGGTCGATCTGTTTTCCGTGGAA
This sequence is a window from Acidobacteriota bacterium. Protein-coding genes within it:
- a CDS encoding OmpA family protein, encoding MMRRHTVLIAVLAAAVLAGQGCVTKKLFRKNVEENDTRVGTVESSVEANQRRIGDLKTETDQKISDLEGETAKARQAGEQAMGRADTAYEVAERAERGRLLWSVTLTDDSVRFTFGEASIPSEAAAVLDDLASNIKDYGKAVYIEIEGHTDATGDEAWNVSLGEKRAMAVRNYLASHGNIPLHAMNTISMGESQPVADNSTSAGRAQNRRVVVRVLE
- a CDS encoding VWA domain-containing protein, yielding MIARFLALILLTTISGAMATDPPAEKSVSPESRPRGIASHTAISDERIDELLALHHTETDNVRLVLLPVVVTNKKGRVVEGLGLQDFALSEDRVPQQIEHLFTEEDVPISLAFLLDLSGSMAQEEKLEEAKHAIQVFVHSLQSDDRFGLIGFADRQVTWITEFTGDIDNFDRRLGVQEGYGQTALFDAIAATPGLVDGSVEGRKAIVLITDGNDNSSKLDKFSAVALARRVPVPIYTIGFSSISSGVLPRGYVPKSLQAISRFSEETGGNLFVVHDPSDLKEAVLRIQSELRTQYVVSYRPTRQLWDGSFRKIKLSAGKQRIVHTRTGYYAQP